A part of Crassostrea angulata isolate pt1a10 chromosome 5, ASM2561291v2, whole genome shotgun sequence genomic DNA contains:
- the LOC128183987 gene encoding caspase-3-like: MGRKDLVSLITPRVGEGPLEHSDEWTFVSERRKTLYNVGEEIGQDELKKLKALLTVELRVGKRTMDTVKDVWDCLDIMEERLLDSELFPFLKTVYTTDERLLEIIDDFAKGSASAGATGGQSIEETRAQEVAEHVHQRTNLDTENETTSQLQSQLSAYEIGKQAGICIIINNEIFFDRNKHPPRCGTDVDGDSLRELFTMFGYEIGLHENKTCLEIRHLLDEVRKKDHKDNGALVVCILSHGDFNTVTGACSTDLVIDEIMIPFRADCCPSLSGKPKLFILQICQGQKTQRIVFHPTDAVKAEGDYNLTQDKAEVTDSPTLHRGPFLAEADFLIAFATMRGYASYRNGNGSFFIQSLVDLLRKRSPSEDVVSILVEVTHDVSQKIGKTEEGQYVAQIPESIIRLTKKFFLHPMNSKV; the protein is encoded by the exons ATGGGAAGAAAAGATCTTGTGTCATTAATCACACCCAGAGTTGGAGAAGGGCCGTTGGAACATTCAGACGAATGGACATTTGTAAGCGAGAGAAG aaaaacGCTATACAATGTGGGAGAAGAAATCGGACAAGATGAATTAAAGAAGTTGAAAGCGCTTCTGACCGTTGAATTAAGGGTCGGAAAGAGGACAATGGATACAGTTAAGGACGTCTGGGATTGTCTGGACATCATGGAGGAAAGGCTCTTGGACTCGGAACTGTTTCCATTTCTGAAAACCGTGTATACGACAGATGAACGCCTACTAGAAATAATAGATGATTTTGCCAAAG GAAGTGCCTCTGCGGGAGCGACTGGTGGTCAGTCGATAGAAGAGACTCGCGCTCAAGAGGTGGCTGAGCATGTGCACCAACGTACCAATTTGGATACAGAAAATGAAACTACCTCGCAGTTGCAGTCACAACTTTCGGCTTATGAAATTGGAAAACAAGCAG GAATTTGCATTATCAtcaataatgaaatttttttcgaCCGCAACAAACACCCACCCAGATGTGGAACAGATGTGGATGGTG ATTCACTTCGCGAGCTGTTTACCATGTTTGGCTATGAGATTGGTTTGCACGAAAATAAAACGTGCCTGGAAATCAGGCACCTACTAGATGAAGTCCGAAAGAAAGACCATAAGGACAATGGAGCCTTGGTAGTCTGCATCCTGAGTCACGGTGACTTTAACACGGTAACGGGTGCCTGTAGTACGGATCTCGTAATAGATGAAATAATGATCCCGTTCCGCGCTGACTGCTGTCCAAGCCTGTCGGGGAAACCCAAACTTTTCATACTTCAGATTTGTCAAGGACAAAAAACTCAGCGAATTG TGTTTCATCCAACCGATGCTGTGAAAGCGGAGGGCGACTACAATTTGACTCAAGACAAGGCGGAAGTGACAGATTCTCCGACCTTACATAGGGGACCGTTCTTAGCAGAGGCTGATTTTTTAATCGCTTTCGCCACAATGCGTGGATATGCTTCTTATCGGAATGGAAATGGGTCTTTCTTTATACAATCCCTTGTAGACCTTCTGAGAAAGCGTTCACCAAG TGAGGATGTCGTATCCATTCTGGTGGAAGTCACTCATGACGTGAGTCAAAAAATCGGAAAAACTGAAGAAGGACAATATGTTGCTCAGATTCCTGAATCCATAATTCGCCTGACAAAGAAATTCTTTCTACATCCTATGAATAGCAAAGTCTAG
- the LOC128183985 gene encoding putative nuclease HARBI1 codes for MAAHQRIANRERVPRNFRDRSNPLEDLSASDIFARYRFHPDTIMDLLRQLPDLSTHTKRNLPIPPLLQLLVTLRFLGTGATHILVGDDVKISRSTAGRCIRQVSALIANLAPNYISFPRGDQARQVMLEFAHIAGFPKVLGCVDGTHVRITKPSGPQEADFVNRKQYHSLNVQMVCDPAFKITSICCNWPGATHDNRIFKMSSLCHQFERGDHDGLLLGDSGYQCRPFVMTPFINPVNQNEKRYNNALCRTRVLIEQTFGFLKKRFQCLNFLRTKPEVAVVYIKAAVTLHNYGIVRGEVLETQQNVVQEAANVEPCPAGGDGYAMRAHIVQTFFS; via the exons ATGGCTGCACATCAACGCATAGCCAACAGAGAACGCGTTCCGCGTAATTTTAGGGATAGGTCAAACCCACTGGAGGACTTGTCAGCTTCTGACATATTTGCAAGATATAGGTTTCACCCAGATACCATTATGGATCTCCTGAGGCAGCTCCCTGACTTATCTACTCATACAAAGAGGAACCTCCCAATTCCACCCCTCCTTCAGCTGCTTGTGACATTAAGATTTCTTGGTACAGGTGCCACCCACATCCTTGTTGGTGATGATGTGAAGATTTCAAGATCAACAGCAGGGCGATGTATAAGGCAGGTATCGGCCCTTATTGCAAATTTGGCACCAAACTACATCAGCTTTCCAAGGGGAGATCAGGCGCGCCAAGTGATGCTGGAGTTTGCACATATTGCAG GTTTTCCAAAAGTGTTGGGTTGTGTAGATGGTACACATGTTCGAATAACCAAACCATCAGGGCCTCAAGAGGCAGATTTCGTAAACAGAAAACAGTACCATTCATTAAACGTGCAG ATGGTATGTGACCCAGCTTTCAAAATTACAAGCATATGTTGCAATTGGCCAGGTGCAACTCATGACAACCGGATTTTCAAAATGTCTTCATTGTGCCATCAATTTGAACGAG GTGACCATGATGGGCTGTTACTGGGAGATTCCGGGTACCAGTGCCGTCCTTTTGTTATGACTCCGTTCATCAACCCTGTTAATCAAAATGAGAAAAGGTACAATAATGCATTGTGCAGAACAAGAGTGCTGATTGAGCAAACTTTTGGATTCCTTAAAAAGAGATTTCAATGTTTGAATTTTCTACGTACAAAACCAGAGGTGGCAGTAGTCTATATCAAAGCTGCAGTAACTCTGCACAACTATGGTATTGTAAGGGGAGAAGTTCTTGAAACACAGCAGAATGTTGTGCAGGAAGCTGCTAACGTTGAACCTTGTCCTGCTGGAGGTGATGGCTATGCCATGAGGGCACATATTGTGCAAACATTTTTCAGCTAG
- the LOC128183986 gene encoding uncharacterized protein LOC128183986, translated as MAEKDIEKLCLKERVDLSDKKTRTKWSADEETCLISAVLDREDVLFGEFKGPGGKSGVAKRRQGWEEVADAINAQFTSSKRSPEECRKKYNNAKQRTKEKIDYLKREVRKTGGGQVEFELTEAEEVLLERQEGRPSLFGLEEGFDSDDVRFTCTNRETETNRSQVDTVAPAPSSVSQRTVNSKEKESRGKVSEKRKIDERKENITEDTKRIRLEQRKLELEITKLEKEIKLIDTKQKFYEMKMSQSES; from the exons ATGGCAGAAAAAGACATCGAGAAACTTTGCTTAAAGGAAAGGGTAGACCTTAGCGataaaaaaacaagaacaaaGTGGTCTGCAGATGAGGAAACGTGTCTTATATCTGCCGTGTTGGACAGGGAGGATGTGCTATTTGGGGAGTTCAAGGGTCCTGGGGGGAAGTCTGGCGTGGCTAAGAGGAGGCAGGGTTGGGAGGAGGTCGCAGATGCTATAAATGC ACAATTTACCAGCAGCAAGAGGTCCCCAGAAGAGTGCAGAAAAAAGTACAACAATGCTAAACAAAGGA cCAAAGAGAAAATCGATTACCTGAAGAGAGAAGTCAGGAAGACAGGTGGGGGACAAGTGGAATTTGAATTAACAGAAGCAGAAGAAGTGCTTCTTGAGCGACAAGAAGGAAGGCCAAGTCTTTTTGGTCTAGAAGAAGGGTTTGACAGTGATG atgTAAGATTCACTTGTACtaacagagagacagagacaaaTAGAAGTCAAGTTGATACAGTTG CACCAGCTCCATCATCTGTGTCACAGAGGACAGTCAATtcaaaagaaaaggaaagcagaG GTAAAGTAAGTGAGAAGAGGAAGATAGATGAAAGGAAAGAGAACATCACAGAGGACACAAAGAGAATAAGGCTAGAGCAGAGGAAGCTAGAATTAGAAATAACAAAGCTTGAGAAGGAAATTAAActgattgatacaaaacagAAGTTCTATGAGATGAAAATGAGTCAGTCAGAATCTTGA